One Polaribacter sp. KT25b DNA segment encodes these proteins:
- a CDS encoding Fic family protein, whose translation MIVSKMKPPYEITSSILKLITSISEKIGEVNANLLNKPSPKLRKQNRIKTIHSSLKIEGNTLTEEQITALLENKKVIGPKKDVLEVLNAINIYENLDQYNPSNEKSFLKAHKNLMEGLIENSGKYRKQSVGIVKGSKVEHLAPPFGNVPYLMKDLFEYLQKSDEIELIKSCVFHYEMEFIHPFLDGNGRMGRLWQTLILMEKYPIFEFLPFETLISKGQEEYYKALAESDNSGKSTKFIEYMLNVIDVSISELLNFNNRTLNEKDRLEYFVSLNKTEFTRKDYMDIFKDISSATASRDLKKGAELNLFKKIGEKNKTIYLLK comes from the coding sequence ATGATAGTATCAAAAATGAAACCACCTTACGAAATAACATCTTCTATTTTAAAATTAATAACTTCTATTTCGGAGAAAATTGGAGAAGTAAATGCTAATTTATTAAACAAACCCTCGCCTAAATTAAGAAAACAGAATAGAATCAAAACTATTCATTCTTCATTAAAAATAGAAGGAAACACACTTACCGAAGAACAAATAACGGCACTTTTAGAAAACAAAAAAGTTATTGGCCCCAAAAAAGATGTTTTAGAGGTTTTAAATGCAATTAATATTTATGAAAATTTAGATCAATATAATCCTTCTAATGAGAAGTCTTTTTTAAAAGCACATAAAAACTTAATGGAAGGTCTAATTGAAAATTCTGGAAAATACAGAAAACAAAGTGTCGGAATTGTAAAAGGTTCAAAAGTTGAGCATTTAGCACCACCTTTTGGAAATGTTCCTTATTTAATGAAAGACCTTTTTGAATACTTGCAGAAGTCAGACGAAATTGAATTAATTAAGAGTTGTGTTTTTCATTACGAAATGGAATTTATACATCCATTTTTGGATGGAAATGGTAGAATGGGAAGATTATGGCAAACTCTAATTTTAATGGAAAAATATCCAATATTTGAGTTTTTACCTTTTGAAACTTTAATTAGTAAAGGACAAGAAGAATATTACAAAGCTTTGGCAGAAAGTGATAATTCAGGAAAATCAACAAAATTTATTGAATATATGTTAAACGTAATTGATGTTTCAATAAGTGAGTTATTGAATTTCAATAATCGAACATTAAATGAAAAAGATAGGTTAGAATATTTTGTTTCTTTAAATAAAACTGAATTTACGAGAAAAGATTATATGGATATTTTTAAAGATATTTCTTCAGCGACAGCAAGTAGAGATTTAAAAAAAGGTGCTGAATTAAATTTATTTAAAAAAATAGGAGAAAAAAATAAAACAATTTACCTTTTAAAATAA
- a CDS encoding DUF2007 domain-containing protein, with the protein MSLITIKKSNNESEIFILKGKLESEGIKCYLRNEFTSQIMPHIALVELQVSEGDLERVKEILTEINQTE; encoded by the coding sequence ATGAGCTTAATAACAATTAAAAAGTCAAATAATGAATCTGAAATATTCATTTTAAAAGGCAAGTTAGAATCCGAAGGAATTAAATGCTATTTACGAAATGAATTTACATCTCAAATAATGCCACATATAGCTTTAGTTGAATTACAAGTTTCTGAAGGAGATTTAGAAAGAGTTAAAGAAATTTTAACTGAAATTAATCAAACTGAATAA
- a CDS encoding helix-turn-helix domain-containing protein, protein MKTQNEHCRKKTYEKVTLELKLLVVDQIQNGQISTNFASKKYDIPRTTIGYWIKKYSTLVQQNTGMSKINEIKKLKERIEALEFIKDFQQDIIADMEIITGVDLSKKSLPKTLVKEIELKKKNRLKESGSINVLGLVNKPSTKDVKNKKSNK, encoded by the coding sequence ATGAAAACACAAAATGAACACTGCCGAAAAAAAACTTACGAAAAAGTAACTTTAGAGCTTAAATTATTAGTCGTTGACCAAATTCAAAATGGTCAGATCTCAACCAACTTCGCTTCTAAAAAATATGACATTCCTAGAACTACCATTGGCTATTGGATTAAAAAATATAGTACTTTAGTGCAACAAAATACAGGAATGAGCAAAATAAACGAAATAAAAAAATTAAAGGAACGTATTGAAGCCCTTGAGTTTATCAAAGACTTTCAGCAAGATATTATTGCCGATATGGAAATCATTACAGGAGTCGATTTATCAAAAAAGTCGCTGCCCAAAACATTAGTAAAAGAGATAGAGCTAAAAAAGAAAAACCGTTTAAAAGAAAGTGGTTCTATAAATGTTTTGGGATTAGTAAACAAGCCTTCTACAAAAGATGTAAAGAACAAGAAATCAAACAAATAA
- a CDS encoding IS3 family transposase: protein MSKQAFYKRCKEQEIKQINYDKLIVMVLDYRKKVGMRTGGIKLYDELKSDFIKQNIKMGRDKFYDFLRLHNLLVPKLKNYVTTTDSNHQFRKYKNLIKDQVPNRPEQLWVTDITYIKTENGHNYLAIVTDAYSKQIMGYKLDNNMKTSLCIEALAMAIKNRKYPNEKLIHHSDRGFQYCNPKYTAFAEENGMIMSMTEQYDPYENAIAERINRTLKYEYGLRNCIKNTAIAQEITKQAVDIYNNLRKHFSLDLRNPADVHLNPNIKYKSYRKNKVNLPELKI from the coding sequence ATTAGTAAACAAGCCTTCTACAAAAGATGTAAAGAACAAGAAATCAAACAAATAAATTATGATAAACTTATTGTAATGGTACTAGATTATCGCAAAAAAGTAGGCATGAGAACTGGTGGTATTAAGCTGTATGATGAACTAAAATCTGACTTCATAAAACAAAACATAAAGATGGGAAGAGATAAATTTTACGACTTTTTAAGGCTCCATAATTTGCTCGTCCCTAAGCTTAAAAATTACGTGACAACAACAGATTCGAATCATCAATTTAGAAAATATAAAAACCTAATTAAAGACCAAGTGCCTAATAGACCAGAACAACTCTGGGTAACCGATATAACATACATTAAAACAGAAAATGGACACAATTATCTAGCAATCGTAACAGATGCATATTCAAAGCAAATTATGGGATATAAATTAGATAACAATATGAAGACATCTCTTTGTATAGAAGCTCTTGCTATGGCTATTAAAAACAGAAAATATCCCAATGAAAAACTAATTCATCATTCTGATAGAGGTTTTCAATACTGCAATCCTAAATACACAGCATTTGCCGAAGAAAATGGAATGATAATGAGTATGACAGAACAATATGATCCTTACGAAAATGCAATCGCTGAGAGAATTAATAGAACTTTAAAATATGAATATGGGCTTAGAAACTGTATTAAAAACACTGCTATTGCTCAAGAAATTACAAAACAAGCTGTAGATATATACAATAATTTGAGAAAGCATTTTAGCCTAGATTTAAGAAATCCTGCTGACGTACATTTAAATCCTAACATTAAATACAAATCATATCGAAAAAATAAAGTAAATTTACCTGAACTTAAAATTTAA
- a CDS encoding helix-turn-helix domain-containing protein — protein MKTQNEHCRKKTYEKVTLELKLLVVDQIQNGQISTNFASKKYDIPRTTIGYWIKKYSTLVQQNTGMSKINEIKKLKERIEALEFIKDFQQDIIADMEIITGVDLSKKSLPKTLVKEIELKKKNRLKESGSMNVLGLVNKPSTKDVKSKKSNK, from the coding sequence ATGAAAACACAAAATGAACACTGCCGAAAAAAAACTTACGAAAAAGTAACTTTAGAGCTTAAATTATTAGTCGTTGACCAAATTCAAAATGGTCAGATCTCAACCAACTTCGCTTCTAAAAAATATGACATTCCTAGAACTACCATTGGCTATTGGATTAAAAAATATAGTACTTTAGTGCAACAAAATACAGGAATGAGCAAAATAAACGAAATAAAAAAATTAAAGGAACGTATTGAAGCCCTTGAGTTTATCAAAGACTTTCAGCAAGATATTATTGCCGATATGGAAATCATTACAGGAGTCGATTTATCAAAAAAGTCGCTGCCCAAAACATTAGTAAAAGAGATAGAGCTAAAAAAGAAAAACCGTTTAAAAGAAAGTGGTTCTATGAATGTTTTGGGATTAGTAAACAAGCCTTCTACAAAAGATGTAAAGAGCAAGAAATCAAACAAATAA
- a CDS encoding IS3 family transposase — translation MSKQAFYKRCKEQEIKQINYDKLIVMVLDYRKKVGMRTGGIKLYDELKSDFIKQNIKMGRDKFYDFLRLHNLLVPKLKNYVTTTDSNHQFRKYKNLIKDQVPNRPEQLWVTDITYIKTENGHNYLAIVTDAYSKQIMGYKLDNNMKTSLCTEALAMAIKNRKYPNEKLIHHSDRGFQYCNPKYTAFAEENGMIMSMTEQYDPYENAIAERINRTLKYEYGLRNCIKNTAIAQEITKQAVDIYNNLRKHFSLDLRNPADVHLNPNIKYKSYRKNKVNLPELKI, via the coding sequence ATTAGTAAACAAGCCTTCTACAAAAGATGTAAAGAGCAAGAAATCAAACAAATAAATTATGATAAACTTATTGTAATGGTACTAGATTATCGCAAAAAAGTAGGCATGAGAACTGGTGGTATTAAGCTGTATGATGAACTAAAATCTGACTTCATAAAACAAAACATAAAGATGGGAAGAGATAAATTTTACGACTTTTTAAGGCTCCATAATTTGCTCGTCCCTAAGCTTAAAAATTACGTGACAACAACAGATTCGAATCATCAATTTAGAAAATATAAAAACCTGATTAAAGACCAAGTGCCTAATAGACCAGAACAACTCTGGGTAACCGATATAACATACATTAAAACAGAAAATGGACACAATTATCTAGCAATCGTAACAGATGCTTATTCCAAGCAAATTATGGGCTATAAATTAGATAACAACATGAAAACATCTCTTTGTACAGAAGCTCTTGCTATGGCTATTAAAAACAGAAAATATCCTAATGAAAAACTAATTCATCATTCCGATAGAGGTTTTCAATACTGTAATCCTAAATACACAGCATTTGCCGAAGAAAATGGAATGATAATGAGTATGACAGAACAATATGATCCTTACGAAAATGCAATCGCTGAGAGAATTAATAGAACTTTAAAATATGAATATGGACTTAGAAACTGTATTAAAAACACTGCTATTGCTCAAGAAATCACAAAACAAGCTGTAGATATATACAATAATTTGAGAAAGCATTTTAGCCTAGATTTAAGAAATCCTGCTGACGTACATTTAAATCCTAACATCAAATACAAATCATATCGAAAAAATAAAGTAAATTTACCTGAACTTAAAATTTAA
- a CDS encoding type II toxin-antitoxin system RelE/ParE family toxin: MEKVRQVIQYKNYFEEFLLAQPKKVQDKIFKVIEIIETYQHVPKTYLAPMKTHKGLFEARIKLGSNIWRVFCFFDKGKLVILLNGFTKKTQKTPKKEIDKAVRLMKEYYEEKNKSNGN, encoded by the coding sequence ATGGAAAAAGTTAGGCAAGTAATACAATACAAAAATTATTTCGAGGAGTTTCTACTTGCTCAACCGAAAAAGGTTCAGGACAAAATATTTAAGGTCATTGAAATAATCGAAACTTATCAGCACGTGCCGAAAACGTATTTAGCACCAATGAAAACTCACAAAGGATTATTTGAGGCTCGAATAAAATTAGGTTCGAATATTTGGCGAGTTTTTTGCTTCTTCGATAAAGGTAAATTAGTTATACTCTTGAACGGATTTACTAAAAAGACACAGAAAACACCGAAAAAAGAAATCGACAAAGCTGTTCGATTAATGAAAGAGTATTACGAAGAAAAAAACAAAAGCAATGGAAACTAA
- a CDS encoding helix-turn-helix domain-containing protein — translation METKSWKDIKDTVYGKKGTERRDELDRDFESFKIGLLLRNAREEKNLTQEQLGELIDKKRTYISRVENNGSNLTLKTLFDIVEKGLGGKVNISIEV, via the coding sequence ATGGAAACTAAAAGTTGGAAAGACATAAAAGACACAGTTTACGGAAAAAAAGGAACTGAACGCAGAGACGAACTCGACAGAGATTTTGAATCGTTTAAAATCGGTTTGCTTTTACGAAATGCACGTGAGGAAAAAAATCTGACTCAAGAACAACTTGGCGAATTGATTGACAAAAAACGAACTTACATTTCTCGTGTAGAAAATAATGGCAGTAATCTGACTTTAAAAACCTTATTTGACATCGTAGAAAAAGGACTTGGTGGAAAAGTTAACATTTCAATCGAAGTCTGA
- a CDS encoding DUF1444 family protein: MEVTTKLKGSDNYRHFLDNSYAEYKNEPKDLKKIIKKYTLASKELFLPEEPVKLERIVPIIKDKRYLIESSKLVENFENTHVYEKYNSELYIFYAEDKDHSISYLTKERIEQLNIGIEKLKEKAIENLNSIVSKMESHGENGYFMLTAGGDYETSLLLFDIWNKENFPVDGELIIGIPARDILIITGTNEKENIEKLENSIGEINENGDHLVSDKIFIFKKGKFELWK; this comes from the coding sequence TTGGAAGTTACAACCAAACTAAAAGGTTCAGATAATTACCGACATTTTTTAGACAATTCATACGCTGAATATAAAAACGAACCGAAAGATTTAAAAAAAATAATTAAAAAATATACATTAGCCTCAAAAGAACTTTTTCTTCCAGAAGAACCTGTTAAATTGGAAAGAATTGTTCCTATAATAAAAGACAAAAGATATTTAATAGAAAGCTCAAAACTTGTTGAAAATTTTGAGAATACTCACGTTTATGAAAAGTACAATTCGGAATTGTATATATTTTATGCAGAAGATAAGGATCACTCAATAAGTTATTTAACAAAAGAAAGAATTGAGCAACTGAACATAGGAATTGAAAAACTAAAAGAAAAAGCAATTGAAAACCTGAATTCTATAGTTTCAAAAATGGAAAGTCACGGAGAAAATGGTTATTTTATGTTAACTGCAGGAGGAGATTATGAAACAAGTTTATTATTATTTGATATTTGGAATAAAGAAAACTTCCCAGTAGATGGTGAATTAATAATTGGAATTCCAGCAAGAGACATTTTAATAATTACGGGAACAAATGAAAAAGAGAATATTGAAAAATTAGAGAATTCAATTGGAGAAATTAATGAGAATGGAGACCATTTAGTTTCTGATAAAATATTTATATTTAAAAAAGGAAAATTTGAATTGTGGAAATAA
- a CDS encoding Fic family protein — translation MNNFKLEKLPLTKDIETKNILKKLNEAHRALAELKGLVSSIPNEHILINTLGLQEAKDSSEIENIITTHDDLYKAELNLDGLKSLDAKEVQNYISALKIGYSLISKRNILTNNNIIEIQAELEKNNAGFRKVPGTALKNATTGEVVYTPPQDYETIKELMTNLEQFTNDDSLSEFDPIVKMAIIHFQFESIHPFYDGNGRTGRIINVLYLVMKDLLDLPILYLSRYIIENKAKYYELLQEVRETGNWENWLLYIIQAVEQTSKQTISTIKEIQVLMLEYKHLIRDNYKFYSQDLLNNLFQHPYTKIEFIEKDLGVSRITAGNYLNKLAKDGILIKQKLGTGNYYINHKLYTILTNKVL, via the coding sequence ATGAATAATTTCAAACTAGAAAAATTACCACTTACAAAAGATATTGAAACTAAAAATATTTTAAAGAAACTTAATGAAGCACATAGAGCTTTAGCTGAATTAAAAGGTTTAGTTTCTAGTATTCCTAATGAACATATTTTAATAAATACTTTAGGACTTCAAGAAGCTAAGGATAGTTCTGAAATTGAAAATATCATTACAACACACGATGACCTTTACAAAGCTGAGTTAAATCTTGACGGTTTAAAATCATTAGATGCTAAGGAAGTACAAAATTACATTTCAGCATTAAAAATTGGTTATTCATTAATTTCCAAAAGAAATATATTAACCAACAATAACATTATTGAAATTCAAGCTGAACTTGAAAAAAATAATGCGGGATTTAGAAAAGTTCCTGGTACTGCTTTGAAAAATGCAACTACAGGAGAAGTTGTTTATACCCCTCCTCAAGATTATGAAACAATTAAAGAATTAATGACTAATCTTGAACAATTTACTAACGATGATAGTTTGTCAGAATTTGATCCTATTGTAAAAATGGCAATCATTCATTTTCAATTTGAAAGTATTCATCCTTTCTATGATGGAAACGGAAGAACTGGTAGAATTATAAATGTACTATATCTTGTAATGAAAGATTTATTGGATTTACCTATACTCTATCTTAGTAGATATATTATAGAAAATAAAGCTAAATATTACGAACTATTACAAGAAGTTAGAGAAACTGGGAATTGGGAAAATTGGTTATTATATATTATTCAAGCTGTAGAGCAAACATCAAAACAAACAATCTCTACAATTAAAGAAATTCAAGTTTTAATGCTTGAATACAAACACTTAATAAGAGATAATTATAAATTTTATAGTCAAGATTTATTGAATAATTTATTCCAACATCCATACACTAAAATTGAATTTATAGAAAAAGATTTAGGTGTATCCAGAATAACTGCTGGAAATTATTTGAATAAGTTAGCAAAAGACGGAATTTTAATAAAACAAAAGTTAGGAACAGGGAATTATTATATCAATCATAAATTATATACGATTCTGACAAACAAAGTACTTTAG
- a CDS encoding DUF2971 domain-containing protein — MEKIVIDLKTEILFDKNDWKVFKEGKLEKTETKNLFKYFSLNEYSLDSLENNYVYLSNPKDFNDPFDCNRNLIIEKQKEIKDLEYVESLNDISGIGICSFSENGIEPLLWSHYANSYRGFCLKFKPEFLIKKNLEFAKLKKVIYSKEPRSISLKSNFAKYYQYILKLENWNYESEWRLLFQNPSQVENKYHFNENCIEEISIGYKFMQPTNDNERKLKIKFDKLRKDKFKNVPLYTVGPHTTKLELQKLRLLEGTKEDAIEMIRKIFK; from the coding sequence ATGGAAAAAATCGTAATTGATTTAAAAACTGAAATATTATTTGACAAAAATGATTGGAAAGTATTTAAAGAAGGAAAGCTTGAAAAAACTGAAACAAAAAACTTATTTAAATATTTTTCTTTAAATGAATATAGTTTAGACTCATTGGAAAATAATTATGTTTATTTAAGTAATCCTAAAGATTTCAATGACCCATTTGACTGTAACAGAAATTTAATTATTGAAAAGCAAAAAGAAATTAAAGACTTGGAATATGTTGAAAGTCTAAATGATATATCAGGAATTGGAATTTGTAGTTTTTCAGAAAACGGAATTGAGCCATTATTATGGAGTCATTATGCAAATTCATATCGTGGATTTTGTCTAAAATTTAAACCTGAATTTTTAATCAAAAAAAATCTTGAATTTGCAAAACTTAAAAAAGTAATTTATTCAAAAGAGCCAAGATCTATTTCTTTAAAATCAAATTTTGCTAAATATTATCAATATATTTTAAAACTAGAAAACTGGAATTATGAGAGTGAATGGAGATTATTATTTCAAAATCCTTCTCAAGTTGAAAATAAATATCATTTTAATGAAAATTGTATTGAAGAAATTTCAATCGGTTATAAATTTATGCAACCAACAAATGATAACGAAAGAAAGTTAAAAATTAAATTTGATAAACTTCGAAAAGATAAATTTAAAAATGTACCATTATACACTGTAGGACCGCATACCACAAAACTTGAATTACAAAAACTTAGACTTCTAGAAGGGACAAAGGAAGATGCGATTGAAATGATTAGGAAAATATTTAAATAA